The genomic stretch GTTGACAAAGTAAATGAAGATCCGCGTCGTGGTTATGGACACGAAGAAGTGTTAACCATGATTAAAATCAATGATCTTACCGAAACCTTAATTGCTGATAAAGGATATACCTTAGAAACAGTTTTAGAAAAAGATGAGGTTATGATTTTGAAAGACACGGCAAACCTAAGTACAGGTGGAACTGCCGAAGATGTAACTGATATTGTGCATCCTGCAAATGTATTTATGGCAGAACGAATTTCTAAAATTATTGACTTAGATATTTGCGGAATTGACGTCATGACATCTGACATTAGTAAACCATTAGAAGATACAGGCGGCGCAGTTTTAGAAGTAAATGCTGGTCCAGGATTCAGAATGCACTTAGCGCCAACTGAAGGATTACCGAGAAATGTTGCAGCGCCCGTAATTGATAAATTATTTCCTCCAGGATCAACATCAAGAATTCCTATTGTTGCCATTTCTGGAACGAATGGAAAAACAACTACGACACGTTTGATTGCTCATATGGCAAAAATGAAAGGTTATAAAGTTGGATATACTACAAGTGATGGTGTGTACATTCAAAACCGATTGTTGATGAAAGGAGATTGTACTGGACCATCAAGTGCAGAATTTGTATTGAAAGATCCAACGGTAAATTTTGCAGTGTTAGAGTCCGCTCGTGGCGGATTGTTGCGCGCAGGTTTAGGATTCAAAAATTGTGATATTGGTATTGTAACCAACGTTGCAGCCGATCATTTAGGATTGAAAGGAATTCATACCATAGAACAATTAGCAAAAGTAAAAGGAGTAATTCCTGAAACTGTGTTGCCAGAAGGAACAGCAATTTTAAATGCAGATGACGATTTAGTCTATGCAATGCGTAAAAGCGTAGAATGTAACGTAGCATTATTCTCTTTGGATGAAAATAATCCAAGAATAAAAGCGATGCAAAAACGTGGCGGAATTTCTGCAATTTACGAAAATGGATACATTACAATATGTAGAGGCGAATGGAAAATGCGTGTTATAAAAGCCGTAAATGTTCCGTTGACTTTTGGTGGAAAAGCAACCTTTATGATTCAAAATGTATTGCCAGCAGTTATTACAGCTTATATAAAAGGATTTACGCTAGACGATATGCGAGTTGCATTGGAAACTTTTATTCCTTCCGCATCGCAAACACCAGGACGTTTGAATTTATTCAAGTTTAAGAATTTTCAAATTTTATTGGATTATGCACACAACGCAGCCGGAATGCGTGCTTTGAAACAGTTTACCGATAATTTAGACGCAACTGTGAAAGTTGGAATTATTGCAGGAATTGGTGATAGAAGAGAAGAAGATAATAAAGAAATGGGCGGAATTGCCGCTGAAATGTTCGATGAAATAATTATTCGTCAAGACAAAAATTTGCGTGGAAAAACGGAAGAGGAATTGATTAAAATGTTGAATGATGGAATTAAAATACACGATCCAAATAAGAAGATAACGATCATTCCTTCGGAAAAAGAAGCGATTTTGTTCGCTGTCAAAAATGCAAAAAAAGGCGCGCTTATTGTATTGTGTAGTGATGTGGTTCCTGATGCTTTAGATTTAGTCAAGAAACTCAAAGAAGAGGAAGCCAATGATTTGTATGACTTTACACCAGACGATATTCCAAATTTATAATAAAAACACACTTAAAAGCTCTCGAAACTATTCGGGAGTTTTTTGTGAATGTTAAAGTTCCTGTAAAACGTAAAACCAATTTATGGATTAAAGTTAAATTTGTTAAAATTTTATCAATGTTAAGATTCTTAGTCCCAATCATTTTAATTCTAATTCTAGAACTATATACGTTTTTCTCTATACGCGCATTAACTAGCAATAAATTCATTCTCATAGGATATTGGATTGTTACATTTGTTATTTACGGAATCATTTTTTATCAAATGAATGTAGCGGAGCGTGAAGGGCGATTTAGTATTTCTTTAGGATATACCATTGCAATGGCGCTGACTTTTTTGATTCCGAAACTCTTCATTTTAGCCATTTTATTTGTGGAAGATATTTTCCGCTTTTTCACGTCGTTGTTTAATTATTTTCAACACAACGGAATGACCGTGAGTGAAGCAATTCCTTCACGAAGAAAATTTTTGAGTCAATTAGCATTAGGAATTGCCGCAATACCTTTTGCAGGATTTATTTATGGAGTTTTTCAAGGTAGATATAATTACAAAGTCATTAAGCATACGATGTTTTTTGATGATTTGCCAGAAGCGTTTGATGGTTATAAACTGACACAAATTTCAGATATTCACTCTGGAAGCTTTGATAATAGAGAAAAAATAGAATATGCTGTTGATTTAATTAATGAGCAAAAAAGCGATCTGATTCTGTTTACGGGCGATATTGTAAATGCAGTTGCCGAAGAAATGAATCCTTGGATTGATACGTTTAAACGCTTAGAAGCAACAGACGGATTGTTTTCTATTTTAGGAAATCATGATTATGGATATTACGCATATGAAGATCAAAAGGATATTGAAGAAAATCATAAAAAAATAGAAAAAGTTCATGAAGCAATTGGTTTTGATTTATTGTTGAATGATAAAAGAACGATTGAAAAAAATGGTCAAAAACTAAATATTTTAGGTGTTGAAAATTGGGGCGCATCACGCCATTTTCCTAAAAAGGGAAGTTTGCGAGAAGCTTCAAAAGATGTTGCTGATGGCGAATTTAATATATTGATGTCGCATGATCCTTCTCACTTTGATTATAAAGAAATGGAGGTTCGAACTAAAGAAAGAGAAGATCCAGCAGTTATTACAGACGAACCAAATATTATCAACTTTGAGAAAAAAATACAACTTACGTTAGCAGGACATACACACGGAATGCAGTTTGGAATTGAAATTCCGTTCTTAAATTTAAAATGGAGTCCTGCAAAATATAGATATCCACGTTGGGCAGGATTGTATGAAGAAGCGGGAAAATACTTGTATGTAAACCGCGGTTTTGGC from Kordia antarctica encodes the following:
- the cphA gene encoding cyanophycin synthetase — translated: MEIRSINAMRGPNYWSVRRHKLIVMVLDLQEMEQSPTNKVDGFGDRLKAMFPSMYSHRCSEGCEGGFFMRVDEGTWMGHVIEHIALEIQTLAGMDTGFGRTRGYGEEGVYNVVFSYMEEKVGRFAAKASVRVCEALISGETYDLSEDIQEMREIREEERLGPSTGSIVEEAVARGIPWIRLNKYSLCQLGYGANQKRIQATVTSETSNIGVEIACDKEDTKYLLEQAEVAVPRGEIIRRESGLEEACRYVGFPLVVKPVSGNHGRGITVDVNTLEEAIVAFKAAQEVSRSVIIEKFVTGDDYRLLVINNVLVAAAKRTPAHVVGDGKSTIQQLVDKVNEDPRRGYGHEEVLTMIKINDLTETLIADKGYTLETVLEKDEVMILKDTANLSTGGTAEDVTDIVHPANVFMAERISKIIDLDICGIDVMTSDISKPLEDTGGAVLEVNAGPGFRMHLAPTEGLPRNVAAPVIDKLFPPGSTSRIPIVAISGTNGKTTTTRLIAHMAKMKGYKVGYTTSDGVYIQNRLLMKGDCTGPSSAEFVLKDPTVNFAVLESARGGLLRAGLGFKNCDIGIVTNVAADHLGLKGIHTIEQLAKVKGVIPETVLPEGTAILNADDDLVYAMRKSVECNVALFSLDENNPRIKAMQKRGGISAIYENGYITICRGEWKMRVIKAVNVPLTFGGKATFMIQNVLPAVITAYIKGFTLDDMRVALETFIPSASQTPGRLNLFKFKNFQILLDYAHNAAGMRALKQFTDNLDATVKVGIIAGIGDRREEDNKEMGGIAAEMFDEIIIRQDKNLRGKTEEELIKMLNDGIKIHDPNKKITIIPSEKEAILFAVKNAKKGALIVLCSDVVPDALDLVKKLKEEEANDLYDFTPDDIPNL
- a CDS encoding metallophosphoesterase, translating into MLRFLVPIILILILELYTFFSIRALTSNKFILIGYWIVTFVIYGIIFYQMNVAEREGRFSISLGYTIAMALTFLIPKLFILAILFVEDIFRFFTSLFNYFQHNGMTVSEAIPSRRKFLSQLALGIAAIPFAGFIYGVFQGRYNYKVIKHTMFFDDLPEAFDGYKLTQISDIHSGSFDNREKIEYAVDLINEQKSDLILFTGDIVNAVAEEMNPWIDTFKRLEATDGLFSILGNHDYGYYAYEDQKDIEENHKKIEKVHEAIGFDLLLNDKRTIEKNGQKLNILGVENWGASRHFPKKGSLREASKDVADGEFNILMSHDPSHFDYKEMEVRTKEREDPAVITDEPNIINFEKKIQLTLAGHTHGMQFGIEIPFLNLKWSPAKYRYPRWAGLYEEAGKYLYVNRGFGVLAFPGRVGIWPEITVIELKKRNKIA